The Perca fluviatilis chromosome 2, GENO_Pfluv_1.0, whole genome shotgun sequence genome includes a region encoding these proteins:
- the thyn1 gene encoding thymocyte nuclear protein 1 codes for MPPKTRARVSKRAANSDDDGEKVGSKRKAAASVESGKSEESSEPPQYCRWLMKSEPESRFENGIDVKFGIEDLKALPDQTGCWDGVRNYQARNFMRQMKNEQLAFFYHSNCKEPGIAGVMKIVKEAYVDHTQFDKKDVHFDANSKPDNPKWSMVDVQYQRMLKRFLPLSELKKYHLQHRAKGGPLKDMALFTRARLSVQPLTTEEFDFVLSLEDEEPL; via the exons ATGCCACCAAAGACGAGGGCCAGAGTGAGTAAAAGAGCAGCAAACTCAG ATGATGATGGTGAAAAGGTTGGCAGTAAGAGGAAAGCGGCAGCTTCTGTTGAGTCTGGGAAAAGTGAGGAGAGCTCCGAACCGCCACAGTACTGCCGCTGGCTGATGAAGTCTGAGCCCGAGAGCCGCTTTGAAAATGGGATCGACGTGAAG TTCGGGATCGAGGATCTGAAGGCGTTGCCTGATCAGACTGGCTGCTGGGACGGCGTCCGCAATTATCAG GCGCGCAATTTTATGAGGCAGATGAAAAACGAGCAGTTGGCTTTCTTTTACCACAGCAACTGCAAGGAACCTGGGATAGCCGGAGTCATGAAA aTTGTGAAGGAAGCTTATGTGGATCACACTCAGTTTGACAAGAAAGATGTCCATTTTGATGCAAACAGTAAACCAGACAACCCCAAATGGAGCATG GTAGATGTCCAGTATCAAAGAATGCTGAAGCGTTTTCTTCCTCTGTCTGAGCTGAAAAAGTACCACCTGCAGCACCGAGCCAAAGGAGGGCCTCTGAAGGACATGGCGCTTTTTACAAGAGCCAGGCTCTCCGTGCAACCCCTAACCACCG AGGAGTTTGACTTTGTCCTGAGTTTGGAGGATGAGGAGCCTCTGTGA
- the acad8 gene encoding isobutyryl-CoA dehydrogenase, mitochondrial → MATVRPLGRIARLGSSICRNHRFFLNRSPQRRGIASCVDPAHGLTDEQREFQKVAFDFAANEMAPHMAEWDQKEIFPVETMRKAAQLGFGGIYVQPDVGGSGLSRLDTSVIFEALSTGCVSTTAYISIHNMCAWMIDTFGNTEQREKFCPELCSMEKFASYCLTEPGSGSDAASLLTTAQLKGDHYILNGSKAFISGGGDTDVYVVMCRTGGKGPKGISCLVVEKGTPGLNFGKKEKKMGWNSQPTRAVIFEDCAVPVTNRLGEEGQGFNIAMKGLNGGRINIASCSLGAAHASVQLARDHLLVRKQFGETLSNNQFLQFKLAEMATKLVASRLLVREAATALQENRPDAVSLCSMAKLFATDECFNICNQALQMHGGYGYLKDYAVQQFVRDIRVHQILEGTNEVMRMIISRNLLTESS, encoded by the exons ATGGCGACTGTCAGACCTCTGGGAAGAATTGCTAGACTAGGCTCCAGCATCTGCAGGAACCATCGTTTCTTTTTAAACAGAAGCCCACAGAGACGAGGAATAGCTTCTTGTGTCGACC CTGCTCATGGACTCACAGATGAACAGAGAGAGTTTCAAAAAGTGGCCTTTGATTTTGCAGCCAATGAAATGGCTCCACACATGGCAGAGTGGGACCAGAAG GAAATTTTCCCAGTAGAGACCATGCGAAAGGCAGCCCAGCTGGGGTTTGGTGGGATCTACGTACAGCCGGATGTCGGAGGGTCGGGTCTTTCTCGGCTGGACACGTCCGTCATCTTCGAGGCCTTGTCCACGGGCTGTGTCAGCACCACAGCTTACATCAGTATCCACAA CATGTGTGCCTGGATGATCGACACCTTTGGCAATACAGAGCAGAGGGAGAAGTTCTGTCCCGAACTCTGTTCGATGGAAAAGTTTGCTTCCTATTGTCTCACTGAACCAG GCAGCGGCAGTGATGCTGCTTCACTTCTGACCACTGCACAGCTGAAAGGTGACCATTACATCTTGAACGGTTCGAAG GCCTTCATCAGCGGAGGAGGAGACACAGACGTCTACGTTGTGATGTGCAGAACGGGGGGTAAAGGACCAAAAGGCATCTCTTGTTTGGTGGTAGAGAAAGGAACCCCAGGCCTCAATTttggcaaaaaagaaaagaag ATGGGTTGGAACTCTCAGCCGACCAGGGCGGTGATATTTGAGGACTGTGCCGTTCCAGTGACCAACCGGCTTGGTGAGGAAGGACAAGGATTCAACATAGCGATGAAAGGCCTGAATGGAGGCAGAATTAATATTG CATCCTGTTCTCTTGGGGCGGCACATGCCAGTGTACAGCTAGCCAGGGATCATCTGTTAGTACGCAAGCAGTTTGGAGAGACACTCTCCAACAACCAG TTTCTTCAGTTTAAACTGGCAGAAATGGCCACCAAGTTGGTCGCGTCTCGCCTTCTGGTGCGTGAAGCCGCGACGGCGCTGCAGGAGAACCGGCCCGACGCAGTTTCTCTCTGCTCCATGGCCAAACTCTTTGCCACAGATGAGTGCTTTAAT ATCTGCAACCAGGCTCTTCAGATGCACGGTGGGTACGGCTACCTCAAAGACTACGCAGTGCAGCAGTTTGTCCGAGACATCAGAGTACATCAGATTCTAGAGG GCACAAATGAAGTGATGAGGATGATCATTTCCCGAAATCTGCTGACCGAGTCATCATAA
- the vps26b gene encoding vacuolar protein sorting-associated protein 26B: protein MSFFSFGQSAEIDVVLNDAETRKKAEHKTEDGKKDKYFLFYDGETVSGKVNVTLKNPGKRLEHQGIKIEFVGQIELYYDRGNHHEFVSLVKDLARPGEITQSQTLDFEFTHVEKPYESYTGQNVKLRYFLRATVVRRLNDISKEMDIVVHTLSTYPELNSSIKMEVGIEDCLHIEFEYNKSKYHLKDVIVGKIYFLLVRIKIKHMEIDIIKRETTGTGPSVYHENDTIAKYEIMDGAPVRGESIPIRLFLAGYDLTPTMRDINKKFSVRYYLNLVLIDEEERRYFKQQEITLWRKGDVVRKSMSHQAAIASQRFEGSAASESALEQAAREESG from the exons ATGAGTTTCTTTAGTTTTGGACAAAGTGCAGAAATTGATGTGGTCCTGAATGACGCTGAAACGAGGAAGAAGGCTGAACACAAGACTGAGGATGGAAAGAAAGACAAATACTTTCTTTTCTATGATGGCGAGACTGTCAGTGGAAAGGTGAATGTCACCCTAAAGAACCCCGGGAAGAGGCTGGAGCACCAGGGGATCAAAATCGAATTTGTTGGCCAAATAG AGCTGTATTACGACAGAGGAAACCATCACGAGTTTGTTTCCCTGGTGAAAGATCTTGCGAGACCGGGTGAAATAACTCAGTCGCAGACCCTCGACTTTGAGTTCACTCATGTTGAAAAGCCGTACGAGTCCTACACAGGCCAGAACGTCAAGCTAAG ATATTTCCTTCGGGCCACGGTGGTCAGAAGACTTAATGACATCAGTAAAGAGATGGACATTGTGGTCCACACCTTGAGCACTTACCCCGAACTCAACTCCTCCATTAAAATGGAAGTTGGAATCGAGGATTGTCTCCACATTGAGTTTGAGTACAACAAATCGAA GTACCATCTGAAAGATGTCATTGTGGGAAAAATCTATTTCCTGCTGGTGAGGATTAAGATTAAGCACATGGAGATTGACATCATCAAACGTGAGACGACGGGCACCGGCCCAAGTGTATACCACGAAAACGACACCATCGCCAAGTACGAGATCATGGACGGCGCTCCAGTCAGGG GAGAGTCCATTCCCATCCGGTTATTTCTTGCTGGTTATGATCTGACTCCCACCATGCGAGACATCAACAAGAAGTTCTCTGTGCGCTACTACCTGAACCTGGTGCTGATCGACGAGGAGGAGAGACGCTACTTCAAACAGCAG GAAATCACGCTGTGGAGGAAAGGCGACGTGGTGAGGAAGAGCATGTCTCATCAGGCAGCCATCGCCTCGCAGAGGTTCGAGGGCTCGGCCGCTTCAGAGAGCGCTTTGGAACAGGCCGCAAGGGAGGAGAGCGGGTAG